TGTCCAGGAGTGGGTTTTCGAGGAATCTCGGTGGTTGGCGGAAATGGGATTTCGTTTTGCAGACACCGAGAATCCGTTGCCATTCTGTGTGGTGCACGCGAAACATCTTCACCGCTATCCTCCTGAGTGAGCCCTGCCGGGACCAcacctcttcttttctttcgacAAGACGCAAATTGAAGAGATTCTCAAACGGCTCACTCTCGATGCGCTCCGCTTCGAGGTAGTTGGCAAGCGTTACACAGACATCTGCACCACCAAGGAAGATATCTACGATATCTCCCATCACAAGAACGCCTTCTCGACCAAGCAACGAGAGCGATGGGGAAGCATTCTACGCGATGTGGGTCGTGGTAAAACACATGCATTCCTATACTGCATTTCATAGATGGTTCCATTTAGCCGGCACGATTATATTTGGTGTGGCTGCTGGGAACAGTTCCCTACAAGACTCAATCGCTTATAATTTCCGGAACGAATTCTGCTCGAGTCATTGGCTCTTCTCGGTGGGTGTGGTTTGACTGTTGTGCGAATGGGACATgagctgctgtctcttttgctgtttcttccttccatGGCTTGCTGTCTGGGGTGTCTTTCCCTCCCATTTTTGTCAGGAGGCTTCGGCTGCGGCGGTTAAAGAAGGCCTGACTTCCCCATCTCCAAACCCATTTGTCCCGACCGATCTGTCGCTGCGCCCTCTGTCccgcttgtcttcttcgccttcgctcccGTGTTTGCTCGATCCATCATGCGCTTCCTGTGGAGATGGAACCCTGGCATCATTTCCGTGCTTTGCGAAGAAAGCCACAGATTTACTTGAAACAGGACGACACGTTTTTGCTGCCCAAACTGTCGGCGCGTCTGTGCATCAAAACGTCCCTGCCGTCCGGGGCGAGTGCGAAAcaggatatcctgacagaGTTCTACATGCGCGTTTGGGTGTATGTCCAGACGGTCGCTGAGATGGTCTACGAAGCCCTGTACGATGCAGAAGTTGCGGGACTGTATTTCTTGCTGAATGGCGGCGACTGGCCGGGGAAGATCTGCTTGCTTGCTCAAGGTTTCAGCGACAAACTCCCGCTTCTTGTCGACAAACTGACGTTTGCGCTGTCGCACTCTGGCGCAATGCCTCCCGCCTGTGAAGCGAGCGAGGAGTGCAGCGGGTCGCCGGGCGGAGCGACGAAAGGAAGACCGACAAATGGGGAACCCAAGTTTCGTCTCGACCGACGCGCGTTCGACGTGGTCAAGGAGAACCTTCATCGAAAGATTTCGAACAGCATGCTCTGCCGCACCGTCTCTCAACAAGCTGCAACGCTGCGGGGTGAAACCCTCGAGATTCCCTGCTTGAGCTACGAGGACCTGTTGCGCGTTCTCGAACAAACGACACTGGACGTCCAAGAAGTGCCGAAGACGCTGTTCGAGCGAGCGTGCGTCGAAGGGCTGGTCGTCGGCAACATCTCGTCTGCCGAGGTGTGCGTTATGGTTGAAATGGCTTTGAAGAATCTCAACATTGAGACGACACTCGATAGCAACTCCGTCCCCGAGAAAGCGGTGGTCGACCTCGCCTCGCTGGACCTCGCCCGTCTGCGTTCGTCGGGCTCGGGAGTCGCCGGGCTCGACGAGGAACGGGAGGCAATGCAGTGCAGGACTCTGGTCTGCGAGGAGTTGAAGGCATCGGAAGTGAAGCTGAAGACTCGGTCGGAAAACTCGAATACTCAAGACCGAAACAGTGTCGCATTTCTTCGATTTCAACTCGGGAATCTCGAGGACAGAGAGCGCTCGAtgctctcgctgttctcccACTGCATCTCCCAGGCGTTTTTCGACGATCTGCGGACCCAGCAACAGCTCGACTAtgttttgcatgcacaccgAAGCTTTCAGCTGCGGTCTCAGGGCATGCATTTTTTCGTGGCTGGTTCGACGTTCTC
This window of the Toxoplasma gondii ME49 chromosome VI, whole genome shotgun sequence genome carries:
- a CDS encoding insulysin, putative (encoded by transcript TGME49_244490), with product MEPWHHFRALRRKPQIYLKQDDTFLLPKLSARLCIKTSLPSGASAKQDILTEFYMRVWVYVQTVAEMVYEALYDAEVAGLYFLLNGGDWPGKICLLAQGFSDKLPLLVDKLTFALSHSGAMPPACEASEECSGSPGGATKGRPTNGEPKFRLDRRAFDVVKENLHRKISNSMLCRTVSQQAATLRGETLEIPCLSYEDLLRVLEQTTLDVQEVPKTLFERACVEGLVVGNISSAEVCVMVEMALKNLNIETTLDSNSVPEKAVVDLASLDLARLRSSGSGVAGLDEEREAMQCRTLVCEELKASEVKLKTRSENSNTQDRNSVAFLRFQLGNLEDRERSMLSLFSHCISQAFFDDLRTQQQLDYVLHAHRSFQLRSQGMHFFVAGSTFSDLMTLRIGRLVEKYLSSEQGLHAGLPDALCEKHRSALVSELRVRPQNAFEEAQRYTREISTWYFMFNRHDRTIAELCRLEKNEFFHFILHRLRPPPVLLLCIDRQAAAAPRAIATCEGHQEENSGDAAETKEMQEAETQEAKKPQQETCNLLRGGLTFAPHGSCGSTPLEHPKCWRETGALVLVILCVVVILKGEKRGFLSLF